In Acidobacteriota bacterium, a genomic segment contains:
- the meaB gene encoding methylmalonyl Co-A mutase-associated GTPase MeaB — protein sequence MTATLSDRLLAGDPRAIARAITLIEDEAPAGATLVRQIFARTGRAYLIGVTGPPGAGKSTLVDRLTAEIRASGRSVGVIAVDPTSPFSGGAILGDRVRMQAHAGDSGVFIRSMATRGHLGGLSRATGDAALVLDAAGKDVVLIETVGVGQAEVDIVRTADVSILTVVPGTGDDVQALKAGVMEIADIYVVNKADREGADRMAASIEAVLSLQTFEEGTWRPPIVRTEATTGRGVSDLLAEIERFRAHTTAVQGARRRERAEYRLRDTLGHRFMHYLEHQVLARGELDTVLDRIARRETDHYSAADAILARALAREAATDDRRSR from the coding sequence GTGACTGCAACGCTGTCAGACCGCCTGCTCGCGGGCGACCCGCGGGCCATCGCGCGTGCCATCACGCTCATCGAAGACGAAGCGCCCGCCGGCGCGACGCTCGTCCGCCAGATCTTCGCGCGGACCGGGCGCGCGTATCTGATTGGCGTCACCGGACCGCCCGGCGCGGGCAAGAGCACGCTCGTCGACCGTCTCACCGCCGAGATTCGCGCGTCGGGACGGTCGGTCGGCGTCATCGCCGTCGACCCGACGAGCCCGTTCTCGGGCGGAGCGATTCTCGGCGACCGGGTCCGGATGCAGGCGCACGCCGGCGACAGCGGTGTCTTCATTCGCAGCATGGCGACGCGCGGGCACCTCGGGGGGCTCTCGCGCGCGACCGGCGATGCGGCGCTCGTGCTCGATGCCGCGGGCAAGGACGTGGTCCTCATCGAGACGGTCGGCGTCGGCCAGGCGGAGGTGGACATCGTCCGGACCGCCGACGTCTCGATCCTCACCGTGGTGCCCGGTACCGGCGACGACGTCCAGGCGCTCAAGGCCGGCGTGATGGAGATCGCCGACATCTACGTCGTCAACAAGGCCGACCGCGAGGGCGCCGACCGCATGGCCGCCTCCATCGAGGCCGTGCTGTCGCTGCAGACGTTCGAGGAAGGCACGTGGCGCCCGCCGATCGTGCGCACCGAGGCGACGACCGGCCGCGGCGTGAGCGATCTCCTGGCGGAGATCGAGCGGTTCCGCGCGCACACGACGGCGGTGCAGGGTGCGCGCCGGCGCGAGCGCGCGGAGTACCGCCTGCGCGACACCCTCGGCCACCGGTTCATGCACTATCTCGAGCACCAGGTGCTCGCGCGGGGCGAGCTCGACACCGTGCTCGACCGGATCGCCCGCCGCGAGACCGACCACTACTCGGCGGCCGACGCCATTCTCGCGCGGGCGCTGGCCCGCGAGGCGGCGACCGACGACCGACGGAGCAGGTGA
- a CDS encoding acyl-CoA dehydrogenase, which produces MDFRLSPEQEVLRRSIREFAEAEIRPHVMAWDEAQQFPHELVPRLGSLGLLGIQFPERFGGAAMSAVDYCLCIEELSRVDPSVGITVAAHNGLCSSHIFLFGTEAQRERYLTPLARGQVLGAWGLTEPTAGSDAAGTRTAAVRDGDHWVLNGAKTFITHGSVAGVMVAMAVTDRARGNRGISAFIVPKGTPGMAPGKKENKLGFRASDTSEVVFTDCRVPADHLLGDEGQGFINALQVLDAGRIGIAALSVGLAQGAYEAALRYARERRQFGRPIAAFQAIQFKLADMATRIEAARWLTYRAADLKDRGHARTTRESSIAKLYASEIAVRAAEEAVQIHGGYGFTKDYPPEKFFRDVKLMTIGEGTSEIQRLVIARHLLS; this is translated from the coding sequence ATGGATTTCCGCCTCAGCCCGGAGCAGGAGGTGCTGCGCCGCAGCATCCGAGAGTTCGCCGAAGCCGAGATCCGGCCGCACGTCATGGCCTGGGACGAAGCTCAGCAGTTTCCCCACGAGCTGGTGCCTCGGCTCGGCAGCCTCGGCCTGCTCGGCATCCAGTTTCCAGAGCGTTTCGGGGGCGCGGCCATGTCGGCCGTCGACTACTGCCTCTGCATCGAGGAACTGTCGCGTGTCGACCCCTCCGTCGGCATCACCGTGGCCGCCCACAACGGCCTCTGCTCGTCGCACATCTTCCTGTTCGGCACCGAGGCCCAGCGCGAGCGGTACCTGACGCCGCTCGCCCGCGGGCAGGTGCTCGGCGCCTGGGGGCTCACCGAGCCGACGGCCGGCAGTGACGCCGCCGGTACGCGCACGGCCGCCGTGCGCGACGGCGACCACTGGGTGCTGAACGGCGCAAAGACGTTCATCACCCACGGCAGCGTCGCCGGGGTCATGGTGGCCATGGCCGTCACCGACCGGGCCCGCGGCAACCGCGGCATCTCGGCGTTCATCGTCCCCAAGGGCACGCCGGGCATGGCGCCCGGCAAGAAGGAGAACAAGCTCGGGTTCCGGGCGAGCGACACGAGCGAGGTCGTCTTCACCGATTGCCGCGTTCCCGCCGACCACCTGCTGGGCGACGAGGGGCAGGGCTTCATCAATGCCCTGCAGGTGCTCGACGCCGGGCGGATCGGCATCGCGGCGTTGTCGGTCGGGCTCGCGCAGGGCGCCTACGAGGCGGCCCTGCGCTACGCGCGCGAGCGCCGTCAGTTCGGCCGCCCCATCGCGGCGTTCCAGGCCATCCAGTTCAAGCTCGCCGACATGGCGACGCGGATCGAGGCGGCGCGCTGGCTCACGTATCGGGCCGCGGACCTGAAGGATCGGGGCCATGCGCGGACCACGCGCGAGTCGTCCATCGCCAAGCTCTATGCGAGCGAGATCGCCGTGCGCGCGGCCGAGGAGGCGGTGCAGATCCACGGCGGGTACGGCTTCACGAAGGACTATCCGCCCGAGAAGTTCTTCCGGGACGTCAAGCTCATGACCATCGGCGAGGGGACGAGCGAGATCCAGCGACTCGTCATCGCCCGCCACCTGCTCTCGTGA
- a CDS encoding sodium:solute symporter family protein, with protein sequence MAVTAGLLVFGLYLVVMVAIGLWSGRQQLSAADLWVAGRRFTTPVMVLGLMAAVMHGGSILSGVAFAGAFGGVAILPFISFTVGFLIILVFFARRMREIGAFTIPDFMADRYGGVALRAFSALVILCSSVVYLVAQIRGMGLILESLLGLPFTAAMAVGTALFVFYVAMGGMLAVMWTNIAQFVFMWVGLAILLPGVYEATGGWTNALERADALAPGWTSVAGTSWTWTYLLSWWLVWLVAYCTRIELVSKVFIARDARVARYAIPTTCLLVMIFLLYGNLYLGAAARVLVWDQIRIPDQAFPALASLILSPVAGAVALTGIASAAMSTTDSLLLLSGAAVAHDLLRKSWDEPRGHVRSERTYLLVSRATIGVIGLVALVAAMQTPQLILAIVSYAVAMVGATFFCPLLAGMTWRRANAAGALASAAGGFFTTATWTALTLAGSAATAGVHPIVPGLAVSVALLLIVTPLGRPPGRLVLARYFPDRRHDTAAGAR encoded by the coding sequence ATGGCCGTCACCGCCGGCTTGCTCGTCTTCGGCCTCTACCTCGTCGTCATGGTGGCCATCGGCCTGTGGAGCGGACGGCAGCAGCTGAGCGCCGCCGACCTCTGGGTGGCCGGGCGCCGGTTCACGACGCCCGTCATGGTGCTCGGCCTGATGGCCGCCGTGATGCACGGCGGCTCCATCCTGAGCGGGGTCGCGTTCGCCGGCGCCTTCGGCGGCGTCGCCATCCTGCCGTTCATCAGCTTCACGGTCGGGTTCCTCATCATCCTCGTGTTCTTCGCGAGGAGGATGCGCGAGATCGGCGCGTTCACGATCCCCGACTTCATGGCCGACCGCTACGGCGGCGTGGCCCTGCGCGCCTTCAGCGCCCTGGTCATTCTGTGCTCGAGCGTCGTGTACCTGGTCGCGCAGATCCGCGGGATGGGGCTCATTCTCGAGAGCCTGCTGGGCCTGCCGTTCACCGCGGCCATGGCGGTCGGCACGGCGCTGTTCGTCTTCTACGTCGCCATGGGCGGCATGCTGGCCGTGATGTGGACCAACATCGCGCAGTTCGTCTTCATGTGGGTGGGGCTCGCCATCCTGCTGCCGGGCGTCTACGAGGCCACCGGCGGGTGGACCAATGCGCTCGAGCGCGCTGACGCGCTCGCCCCCGGCTGGACGTCGGTGGCCGGCACGTCGTGGACGTGGACCTACCTGCTGTCGTGGTGGCTCGTGTGGCTCGTGGCCTACTGCACGCGCATCGAGCTCGTCAGCAAGGTGTTCATCGCGCGCGACGCACGCGTGGCGCGCTACGCCATCCCGACGACGTGCCTGCTCGTGATGATCTTCCTCCTGTACGGCAACCTGTACCTCGGCGCGGCCGCGCGGGTACTGGTGTGGGATCAGATCCGCATCCCGGACCAGGCGTTCCCCGCCCTGGCCTCCCTGATTCTCTCGCCCGTGGCCGGCGCCGTCGCCCTGACGGGCATCGCGAGCGCCGCCATGTCGACCACCGACTCCCTCCTGCTGCTGTCGGGCGCCGCCGTCGCACACGACCTGCTCCGGAAGTCGTGGGACGAACCGCGCGGCCACGTGCGCAGCGAACGCACTTACCTGCTCGTGTCGCGCGCGACGATCGGCGTCATCGGCCTCGTGGCACTCGTTGCGGCCATGCAGACGCCGCAACTCATCCTGGCCATCGTGTCGTACGCCGTGGCCATGGTCGGCGCGACGTTCTTCTGCCCGCTGCTGGCGGGCATGACGTGGCGGCGCGCGAACGCCGCGGGCGCCCTGGCCTCGGCGGCGGGCGGGTTCTTCACGACGGCCACGTGGACGGCGCTCACGCTCGCCGGCAGCGCGGCCACGGCCGGCGTGCACCCCATCGTCCCCGGGCTCGCCGTGTCGGTCGCGCTGCTGCTGATCGTGACGCCGCTCGGGCGGCCCCCCGGTCGGCTCGTCCTCGCACGCTACTTTCCGGACAGGCGCCACGACACCGCCGCCGGGGCCCGCTGA
- a CDS encoding TetR/AcrR family transcriptional regulator — protein MGIRERQEREREGVRRAILDAARALFVEEGYAQVSMRRIAERIEYSPAAIYGYFPSKDDIFFALAEEGFDLLHAAAAAEPDSADPLDTLRSRLFGFYEFSKAHPEYFALMFLDRSVPRILEQYPQFERLAALRERAAATVRRAIDAGVFPATLDAMSAFAVLITAVKGAAVTRTCHRHAHGEDTDALARDLIETVIAGLRTGTPLSFRADAAGCPAGAPVDRAPVS, from the coding sequence ATGGGCATCAGAGAACGTCAGGAACGTGAACGCGAGGGCGTCCGCCGGGCCATCCTCGACGCCGCCCGGGCCCTCTTCGTGGAGGAGGGCTACGCGCAGGTCTCCATGCGCAGGATCGCCGAGCGCATCGAGTACAGCCCCGCGGCCATCTACGGCTACTTCCCCAGCAAGGACGACATCTTCTTCGCCCTGGCCGAAGAAGGCTTCGACCTGCTGCACGCGGCCGCCGCGGCCGAGCCCGACTCCGCCGACCCGCTCGACACCCTGCGCAGCCGGCTGTTCGGCTTCTACGAGTTCAGCAAGGCCCATCCCGAGTATTTCGCATTGATGTTCCTCGACCGCTCGGTGCCGCGGATCCTGGAGCAGTACCCGCAGTTCGAACGCCTGGCGGCGCTGCGCGAGCGCGCCGCCGCCACCGTGCGCCGCGCCATCGACGCCGGCGTCTTCCCGGCCACGCTCGACGCCATGTCGGCCTTCGCCGTGCTCATCACCGCCGTCAAGGGCGCGGCCGTCACGCGGACCTGTCATCGTCACGCCCACGGCGAGGACACCGATGCGCTCGCTCGCGACCTCATCGAGACGGTCATCGCGGGCCTGCGCACCGGCACGCCGCTCTCTTTCCGGGCGGACGCCGCGGGTTGCCCCGCCGGTGCCCCTGTCGATCGGGCGCCGGTGTCGTGA
- the mce gene encoding methylmalonyl-CoA epimerase gives MKVELDHIGIAIASLDDSLGFLRDALGLELEASEEVGSQKVRAHFLPAGAAKLELLEATAPESTVAKFIAKRGQGLHHVAFRVADLEAALAELKARGIRLIDEVPRPGAEGALVAFLHPAATQGVLVELKQPRP, from the coding sequence ATGAAGGTCGAACTCGATCACATCGGGATCGCGATAGCCAGTCTGGACGACTCGCTCGGGTTCCTGCGCGATGCGCTGGGCCTCGAACTGGAAGCCTCGGAGGAGGTCGGCTCGCAGAAGGTGCGGGCGCACTTCCTGCCGGCGGGCGCCGCGAAGCTCGAACTGCTCGAGGCCACCGCGCCCGAATCGACGGTGGCGAAGTTCATCGCGAAGCGGGGGCAAGGCCTGCACCACGTCGCCTTTCGCGTGGCCGATCTCGAGGCGGCGCTCGCCGAGTTGAAGGCGCGCGGCATCCGGCTCATCGACGAGGTGCCGCGGCCCGGGGCCGAAGGCGCGCTCGTCGCCTTCCTCCACCCGGCGGCCACGCAGGGCGTGCTCGTCGAGTTGAAGCAGCCGCGCCCGTAA
- a CDS encoding thiamine pyrophosphate-dependent dehydrogenase E1 component subunit alpha, whose translation MGSPHVPDGAAARSADAAAPLDPALDRLILSAGDDPASPEEWRRWYRAMRLARAFEQKLAALYRQGRIVGAVYLGMGQEAVCTGVVSLLRPDDYFSTVARGLAAWFLRGVRPVDVMARWLGRDVPPGHGRELGLFLADLAQYGIAPYHNGSMASWIPSGAGFALAFKYRRQPRVYVAFTGDGATSPGDFYEGLNFAAIHRLPLVVIAENNAFAYSTPNALQMPVANIADRAPAFGIPGEVAFGNDIFEVRRVARRAIEHARSGRGPYLVEFKTFRQRGHGEHDDMGYVPADLRAFWERRDPLRLFREFLVGEGGVAEDDVAAIDRAAADEADRAADEAAGLPFPRPESVTWRLFASPGGEPAARPGRTE comes from the coding sequence ATGGGCTCACCTCACGTTCCCGATGGCGCAGCCGCGCGGTCAGCAGACGCGGCCGCACCTCTCGACCCCGCGCTCGACCGGCTGATCCTCTCGGCCGGCGACGACCCGGCGTCCCCGGAGGAGTGGCGGCGCTGGTATCGCGCGATGCGCCTCGCCCGCGCGTTCGAGCAGAAGCTCGCCGCCCTCTACCGGCAGGGTCGCATCGTCGGCGCGGTGTACCTCGGCATGGGCCAGGAGGCCGTCTGCACGGGCGTCGTCAGTCTGCTGCGGCCCGACGACTACTTCTCGACCGTCGCGCGCGGCCTCGCCGCGTGGTTCCTGCGGGGCGTCCGTCCGGTCGACGTGATGGCGAGGTGGCTGGGGCGCGACGTGCCACCGGGCCACGGCCGCGAGCTCGGCCTCTTCCTCGCCGACCTCGCGCAGTACGGCATCGCCCCGTATCACAACGGGTCGATGGCCTCCTGGATTCCGTCGGGGGCCGGGTTCGCCCTCGCGTTCAAGTACCGCAGGCAGCCGCGCGTCTACGTCGCCTTCACGGGCGACGGGGCCACGAGCCCCGGCGACTTCTACGAAGGACTCAACTTCGCGGCGATCCACCGGCTGCCGCTCGTGGTGATCGCCGAGAACAACGCCTTTGCCTATTCCACGCCGAACGCGCTGCAGATGCCCGTGGCGAACATCGCCGACCGCGCGCCCGCCTTCGGCATCCCCGGCGAGGTGGCCTTCGGCAACGACATCTTCGAGGTGCGGCGCGTCGCCCGCCGCGCGATCGAGCACGCGCGGAGCGGGCGGGGGCCCTACCTCGTCGAGTTCAAGACCTTCAGGCAGCGCGGCCACGGCGAGCACGACGACATGGGCTACGTGCCGGCCGACCTCAGGGCGTTCTGGGAGCGCCGCGATCCGCTGCGGCTGTTCCGCGAGTTCCTGGTGGGCGAGGGAGGCGTCGCCGAGGACGATGTGGCCGCCATCGATCGAGCAGCGGCCGACGAAGCCGATCGGGCCGCCGACGAAGCCGCCGGCCTTCCGTTCCCGCGCCCGGAATCGGTGACCTGGCGCCTGTTCGCCAGCCCGGGGGGCGAGCCCGCCGCTCGCCCCGGGCGAACGGAGTGA
- a CDS encoding efflux RND transporter periplasmic adaptor subunit: MPPLTPCPAAIRRAALPLVLLGTALTSGACSTAAGSSPDAAPEPPAIEVGAVAPVTRDLSRTLQVTGTLIADEQAEVSAETPGRVVATPVERGTRVEAGAVLIQLATEQAAAQLAEAEANAGQIAAGLGLGTDGTLDPERVPDVANARAEWRLAEAEYDRFRLLREQNVVSASEYDQRMTKVEATRQRYETERNVARQRYQAYEAAKARVRLARKALADTTVRAPFAGIVGERLVSVGDFVTTGHRVAIVVRNTPLRVALTVPEQAVALVKAGQTVGLSVDAHPGRRFAGTVRYVSPALRADQRSLVVEATVPNADGALMPGLFATADIEQAVVETALMIDARHVRDVGATRRVFVIAGDRAEERIIRTGQALGELVEVVAGLGAADRLADARGAALTDGARVRVVGGAAAAPRSVD, translated from the coding sequence ATGCCTCCGCTCACCCCCTGCCCCGCTGCCATCCGCCGTGCCGCCCTGCCACTGGTCCTGCTGGGCACCGCCCTGACGTCAGGCGCCTGCTCGACGGCTGCGGGCTCGTCCCCCGACGCCGCGCCGGAGCCCCCAGCGATCGAAGTCGGGGCGGTGGCGCCGGTCACGCGCGACCTTTCGCGCACCCTGCAGGTGACGGGCACGCTCATCGCCGACGAGCAGGCCGAAGTCAGCGCCGAGACACCGGGCCGAGTGGTCGCCACGCCCGTCGAACGTGGCACGCGGGTCGAGGCGGGCGCGGTCCTGATCCAGCTCGCGACCGAGCAGGCGGCGGCCCAGCTCGCCGAAGCCGAGGCCAACGCCGGACAGATCGCCGCCGGCCTCGGTCTCGGCACCGACGGCACGCTCGATCCGGAGCGCGTGCCCGACGTGGCCAACGCGCGGGCCGAGTGGCGGCTCGCCGAAGCCGAATACGACCGGTTCCGGTTGTTGCGTGAGCAGAACGTCGTCTCGGCCTCTGAATACGACCAGCGCATGACGAAGGTCGAGGCGACGCGCCAGCGATACGAAACCGAGCGCAACGTGGCCCGGCAGCGCTACCAGGCCTACGAGGCCGCGAAGGCCCGCGTCCGCCTCGCGCGCAAGGCCCTGGCCGACACGACGGTGCGCGCGCCATTTGCGGGAATCGTCGGCGAACGCCTCGTGAGCGTGGGCGACTTCGTGACGACCGGGCACCGGGTGGCGATCGTCGTCCGGAACACGCCGCTGCGCGTCGCGCTCACCGTGCCGGAACAGGCCGTCGCGCTCGTCAAGGCCGGCCAGACGGTTGGCCTGTCGGTCGATGCCCATCCCGGCCGGCGCTTCGCAGGGACCGTCCGGTACGTCTCACCCGCCCTGCGCGCGGACCAGCGCTCGCTCGTGGTCGAGGCCACCGTCCCCAACGCCGACGGCGCGCTGATGCCGGGCCTCTTCGCCACGGCCGACATCGAGCAGGCCGTCGTCGAGACCGCGTTGATGATCGACGCGCGGCACGTTCGCGACGTCGGCGCCACGCGCCGCGTCTTCGTGATCGCCGGCGACCGCGCCGAGGAGCGCATCATCCGCACGGGTCAGGCCCTCGGCGAGCTCGTCGAGGTGGTGGCCGGCCTGGGCGCGGCCGATCGGCTCGCCGATGCCCGGGGCGCCGCCCTGACCGACGGGGCGCGGGTGCGCGTCGTGGGCGGCGCGGCGGCCGCACCCCGGTCGGTCGACTGA